A genomic region of Anopheles aquasalis chromosome Y, idAnoAquaMG_Q_19, whole genome shotgun sequence contains the following coding sequences:
- the LOC126579870 gene encoding LOW QUALITY PROTEIN: serine/threonine-protein kinase ULK3-like (The sequence of the model RefSeq protein was modified relative to this genomic sequence to represent the inferred CDS: inserted 1 base in 1 codon), with amino-acid sequence MQAMSDSKITDFPLMERLGKGTYAVVYRAIKKTSKEVFAVKIMERHKLSSSAIDNVVSEIGLLKRLKHPHIVEMRDFLWDQSTVYIVMEYCNAGNLSSYIKAHKTLPESTCKMFLQQLALALRYMRAHDVSHLDLKPANLLLHKTANKYVLKVADFGFAQRLKLNQENTAVKGSPLYMAPEILISKSYGPAADLWSVGVILYERLFGKPPYSSXVQELAGRIQDNTPISIPQRPTISADCRKLLRHLLQRNPNERITFEKFFEDAFLDLKCVPNEENLEKAIQLIKHAIKMDEEKNVSTAYHLYCQALQYFVPITLAETDQARKRILRQRVQTYLNRAEALKNIIHAKGAAPSSCSGNASTSAVHKETVSESATRNATEPSGAETDVPERMLAYLSHNFEDVARGFEIVRNAIGDALENRLEEALEGFTTALGILIPALEVVGPAPHKKLLQQKIVRWMEEAEHIKSMRSAQIMEEVENTQAYYSVCVVQ; translated from the exons ATGCAAGCCATGAGTGATAGCAAAATCACAGATTTCCCGTTGATGGAGCGTTTAGGCAAAGGCACATACGCTGTTGTGTATCGTGCCATCAAGAAG ACAAGCAAAGAGGTATTCGCAGTCAAAATTATGGAACGGCACAAATTATCGTCTTCCGCAATCGATAATGTTGTCTCTGAAATCGGGCTGCTGAAGAGGCTGAAACATCCGCACATTGTAGAAATGAGAGACTTTCTATGGGATCAATCCACTGTCTATATTGTAATGGAATATTGCAACGCGGGCAATTTGTCATCGTACATCAAAGCACACAAAACTCTCCCAGAAAGTAcgtgtaaaatgtttttacAGCAGTTGGCCTTAGCGTTGCGCTACATGCGAGCGCACGACGTTAGTCACCTCGATTTAAAGCCGGCAAACCTATTACTAcataaaacagcaaacaaatacGTGCTGAAGGTAGCGGACTTTGGATTCGCTCAACGCTTAAAGCTAAACCAGGAAAACACCGCGGTGAAGGGGTCGCCCCTATACATGGCACCGGAAATATTAATCAGCAAGTCCTATGGTCCCGCTGCAGACCTCTGGAGCGTGGGTGTTATTCTCTATGAACGCCTGTTTGGCAAACCCCCTTACAGTT GCGTGCAGGAGCTCGCCGGGCGCATCCAGGACAACACTCCAATCAGCATCCCACAGCGACCCACCATATCGGCGGATTGCAGAAAGTTGCTCCGTCACCTCCTGCAGCGCAACCCAAACGAGCGGATAacatttgaaaagtttttcgaAGACGCATTCCTGGACTTGAAATGTGTGCCAAACGAggaaaatttagaaaaagCGATACAGCTCATTAAGCACGCTATTAAAATGGATGAAGAGAAAAACGTGAGCACAGCATACCACCTGTATTGTCAAGCATTGCAGTATTTCGTCCCAATTACGCTCGCTGAGACTGATCAAGCAAGGAAGCGAATCCTACGCCAACGCGTCCAAACGTATTTGAACAGGGCGGAAGCTcttaaaaatattattcatgCCAAAGGTGCTGCTCCTTCCTCGTGTTCcggcaatgcatcaacgagcGCCGTGCACAAGGAGACGGTATCCGAGTCAGCGACCCGAAACGCTACTGAACCATCGGGCGCGGAAACCGACGTGCCCGAACGAATGCTTGCATATTTGTCACACAATTTCGAAGACGTTGCCAGAGGATTCGAAATAGTACGGAACGCGATTGGCGACGCATTGGAGAACAGGCTGGAGGAAGCGTTAGAGGGTTTTACAACTGCTCTCGGGATCCTGATACCGGCTTTGGAAGTAGTCGGCCCTGCGCCACACAAAAAACTTTTACAGCAAAAGATCGTCAGGTGGATGGAAGAGGCAGAACATATTAAATCAATGCGCTCGGCGCAAATCATGGAAGAGGTGGAAAACACACAGGCTTACTATTCGGTTTGCGTCGTCCAATGA
- the LOC126579871 gene encoding uncharacterized protein LOC126579871, producing MDSTKPKHKYEKMNPEQSIKLIEAVQKIPWLWKKGNKDYKNINRQEQAWTIIADELLITVDDTKRQWKVLLANFRVYKAKVKKSQVTGSGRDEIYKPRWFAYESMLFISESSDVVKIVGGG from the exons ATGGATTCCACAAAACCAAAGCACAAATACGAAAAGATG AACCCTgagcaatcaatcaaattgatTGAGGCTGTACAAAAGATCCCATGGCTatggaagaaaggaaacaaagatTATAAGAACATCAATAGACAAGAACAAGCATGGACTATAATAGCAGATGAGTTATTAATCACCGTGGACGATACTAAACGCCAGTGGAAGGTCCTGCTGGCTAACTTTCGTGTATATAAggcgaaagtgaagaaaagcCAGGTGACTGGGTCAG GACGCGACGAAATTTATAAACCACGTTGGTTCGCCTACGAGTCAATGCTGTTCATAAGCGAGTCTTCGGATGTGGTGAAAATAGTTGGTGGTGGATAG